A single genomic interval of Spirosoma linguale DSM 74 harbors:
- a CDS encoding ATPase (KEGG: rhi:NGR_b09720 predicted ATPase): protein MLVIDPEAYFELNKGKLIILDEIQRVPELFPLLRGVIDRRRRQGFRTGQFLILGSASLDLLKQPSETLAGRIAYKELSGPTVPELPIQTAAEQDKLWLRGGFPDSFLARNDAASLRWRSNFISTYLECDVPQFGPAYPP, encoded by the coding sequence ATGCTGGTTATAGACCCTGAAGCGTACTTCGAGCTCAACAAAGGGAAGCTTATCATTCTGGATGAAATACAACGTGTTCCGGAACTGTTCCCGCTTCTAAGAGGAGTGATCGACCGTCGGCGTCGCCAAGGGTTCCGAACGGGCCAGTTTTTGATTTTAGGCTCGGCGTCGCTGGATTTGTTAAAACAACCCTCCGAAACACTGGCGGGCCGTATTGCATACAAAGAATTGTCAGGTCCCACCGTCCCTGAACTGCCCATCCAGACCGCAGCAGAGCAAGACAAACTTTGGCTCAGAGGTGGATTTCCAGATAGCTTTCTAGCCCGGAACGATGCCGCCAGCCTACGTTGGCGGTCAAATTTTATCAGCACCTATTTGGAATGCGACGTCCCGCAGTTTGGGCCCGCATACCCGCCGTAA
- a CDS encoding conserved hypothetical protein (PFAM: conserved hypothetical protein~KEGG: sun:SUN_0983 hypothetical protein) has product MKLISFIALPLALGLSCAVNPAVRSLSSSVSETPTTQSVQAKKLMTGADQVAAYLPYLKGKRIGMVVNQTSIIGSKPSVDSLVSLGVNIVSIFGPEHGFRGNASNGAKVDDAVDAKTGIPVVSLYGKNKKPSKEQLANIDLMIFDIQDVGCRFYTYINTLNHVMEACAENNKELMILDRPNPNGFIVDGPILEAHLYSGIGMHPIPITHGCTIAEFAQMINGEGWGGVAKTNPCKLKIIKLANYTHDTPYTLPVLPSPNLNTQQSILLYPSLCWFEGTIISQGRGTYMPFTVLGAPALKGKYDFSFKPVSIKGMSETPLHQDEDCYGLDLRTYDTNLLRKTKQLNLKWLMELYKAYPDKARFFDTSYSKQMGNFNYRSGNEALKKQIIAGVSEKEIRQSWEPGLSAYKQIRKKYLMYP; this is encoded by the coding sequence ATGAAACTCATCTCATTCATTGCATTACCACTGGCCCTTGGCCTTTCCTGTGCCGTTAATCCAGCAGTTCGTTCCCTGTCTTCATCCGTTTCCGAAACTCCCACGACACAATCGGTACAGGCAAAGAAACTAATGACAGGGGCCGATCAGGTGGCGGCTTATCTGCCCTATCTGAAAGGTAAACGCATTGGTATGGTCGTTAACCAGACGTCCATCATCGGCAGTAAACCCAGCGTCGATAGTCTGGTGAGTCTGGGCGTGAACATCGTCTCGATCTTCGGACCGGAACACGGTTTTCGGGGCAATGCCAGCAACGGGGCCAAAGTCGACGATGCCGTTGATGCCAAAACCGGCATTCCGGTCGTTTCGCTGTATGGCAAGAACAAGAAACCATCCAAAGAACAACTTGCGAACATCGACTTGATGATTTTCGACATTCAGGACGTGGGTTGCCGGTTTTACACCTACATCAATACGCTCAACCACGTGATGGAGGCTTGCGCGGAAAACAACAAAGAGCTGATGATACTGGACCGGCCCAACCCGAACGGTTTCATTGTCGACGGGCCTATTCTGGAAGCTCATCTCTATTCGGGGATTGGTATGCACCCAATTCCCATTACGCATGGCTGCACGATTGCCGAATTTGCCCAGATGATCAATGGCGAAGGCTGGGGGGGCGTTGCCAAAACGAACCCATGCAAGCTGAAGATTATCAAGCTGGCGAACTATACACACGACACACCCTACACGCTGCCCGTATTGCCCTCGCCTAATCTGAATACACAGCAATCAATTTTACTGTACCCCAGCCTTTGCTGGTTCGAAGGAACGATCATCAGCCAGGGCCGGGGCACCTATATGCCTTTTACCGTTTTGGGAGCCCCCGCCCTGAAAGGCAAGTATGACTTCTCATTCAAACCGGTAAGCATCAAAGGCATGAGTGAAACACCTTTGCATCAAGATGAGGATTGCTATGGGCTTGATCTTCGCACCTATGATACCAACCTGCTGCGCAAAACAAAACAGCTCAATCTGAAATGGCTGATGGAGTTATACAAAGCATATCCCGACAAAGCCCGTTTCTTCGATACGAGTTACAGCAAACAAATGGGCAATTTCAACTACCGGAGCGGTAACGAAGCGCTAAAAAAACAAATCATTGCGGGCGTTTCCGAAAAGGAAATCCGACAAAGCTGGGAACCGGGTCTGTCCGCTTATAAGCAAATACGGAAGAAGTATTTGATGTACCCGTAA
- a CDS encoding transcriptional regulator, PadR-like family (PFAM: transcriptional regulator PadR family protein): protein MRRTYLGEFEEVVLLMVAILDGEGYGVTVSQALEEHTGRIVTFGTVHNTLIRLEEKGFVHSELGGATAERGGRRKRLFRVTALGSRALQEIQQLRQELWQMVPPSTLQLGGL, encoded by the coding sequence ATGCGTCGAACCTATTTAGGCGAATTTGAAGAAGTGGTATTGCTGATGGTCGCTATCCTGGATGGCGAAGGGTATGGCGTTACAGTCAGTCAGGCACTGGAAGAGCATACTGGCCGAATTGTGACGTTTGGCACGGTGCATAACACGCTGATTCGGTTGGAAGAGAAAGGGTTTGTTCATTCTGAGTTGGGCGGGGCTACCGCCGAGCGGGGTGGCCGACGCAAGCGGCTGTTTCGGGTGACGGCGTTAGGCAGCCGGGCGTTGCAGGAGATTCAGCAACTACGGCAGGAATTATGGCAGATGGTGCCCCCCAGTACACTTCAACTTGGCGGGCTATGA